A genomic window from Luteolibacter sp. LG18 includes:
- a CDS encoding di-heme oxidoredictase family protein has protein sequence MAVCLVLALTGKMSASPAGGATTVEDVSRDAFTKPLANLEGERRSAFFVGNSFFNQNWVAAPASTTARDGLGPLFNTRSCSTCHFKDGRGASPEEGRPFTTALLRISIPGSDPHGGPLPDPIYGGQIQGQALPGVPAEAEVKVSYETISGTYSDGEAYTLRKPVYRMEHPGYGAPSPRLLMSARVAPAMIGLGLLEAVPEKALLDRVDPDDRDHDGISGRVNRVWDVGAKAMAVGRFGWKSEQPSISQQVAAAFQGDMSLTTALFPDENFTPGQEPCASLPNGGSPEVGGKVFDSVVYYSRTLAVPAARGSGDAEVRRGREVFNELRCAACHVPELTTGEWREFPELSGQTIHPYTDLLLHDLGEELDDGRPVFDASGREWRTPPLWGLGLVPKVNGHNTLLHDGRARGVAEAILWHGGEAGPSRDQFRSLPKADREALVRFIESL, from the coding sequence ATGGCTGTGTGCCTCGTCCTCGCGTTGACGGGAAAGATGTCCGCCAGTCCGGCGGGCGGGGCCACCACGGTGGAGGATGTCAGCCGCGATGCCTTCACCAAGCCGCTGGCAAACCTGGAAGGGGAGCGCCGCTCCGCGTTCTTTGTCGGCAATTCGTTCTTCAATCAGAACTGGGTGGCGGCACCCGCGTCCACCACGGCGCGCGATGGTCTCGGCCCGTTGTTCAACACCCGCTCGTGCTCGACCTGCCATTTCAAGGATGGCCGCGGCGCGTCGCCGGAAGAGGGCCGGCCATTCACCACCGCCTTGTTGCGGATCAGCATTCCGGGCAGCGATCCGCACGGCGGGCCGTTGCCCGATCCGATCTACGGCGGCCAGATCCAAGGCCAGGCCTTGCCCGGCGTGCCGGCGGAAGCGGAGGTGAAGGTGAGCTATGAAACGATCTCCGGGACTTACTCGGATGGAGAAGCCTACACGTTGAGAAAGCCGGTGTATCGAATGGAACATCCCGGCTACGGCGCGCCTTCGCCGCGACTGTTGATGTCGGCGCGGGTGGCTCCCGCGATGATCGGGCTCGGGCTGTTGGAGGCGGTGCCGGAGAAAGCGCTGCTCGATCGGGTGGATCCCGACGACCGCGATCACGATGGGATCTCCGGCCGGGTCAACCGCGTGTGGGACGTGGGTGCGAAGGCGATGGCGGTCGGGCGCTTCGGGTGGAAATCGGAGCAACCATCGATCTCCCAGCAGGTCGCGGCCGCGTTCCAAGGGGACATGAGTTTGACCACCGCCTTGTTTCCCGATGAGAACTTCACACCGGGGCAGGAACCCTGCGCGTCGTTGCCGAACGGCGGTTCGCCCGAGGTTGGGGGGAAGGTGTTCGACAGCGTGGTCTATTACAGCCGCACGCTGGCCGTGCCCGCCGCGCGTGGTTCCGGCGATGCGGAGGTGCGGCGGGGCAGGGAGGTGTTTAATGAACTCCGGTGTGCCGCCTGCCATGTGCCCGAGTTGACGACCGGCGAGTGGCGCGAGTTTCCCGAGCTGTCCGGCCAAACGATCCATCCCTACACCGACCTGCTGCTCCACGATCTCGGCGAGGAACTGGACGATGGTCGTCCGGTGTTCGACGCCTCCGGCCGCGAGTGGCGGACGCCGCCGCTGTGGGGCCTCGGGCTGGTGCCGAAGGTGAACGGGCACAACACGCTGCTGCACGATGGCCGGGCCCGTGGCGTGGCCGAGGCGATCCTCTGGCACGGTGGCGAGGCCGGGCCGTCCCGTGACCAATTCCGCTCCCTGCCCAAAGCCGACCGCGAGGCTCTGGTGCGCTTCATTGAATCCCTCTGA
- a CDS encoding imelysin family protein, translating to MHPFRFILPLLCLFPVSVQALDEGQPAATKSARLKTEVVRHYAALAGATCRDALQAAEALQSAIDAFLDAPSDATLSKARAAWLDARKPYLHSEAFRFYEGPIDQLEGRINGWPVDENYIDYVEGDAHAGIINHPELYPELSKETIADLNEKDGEKSISTGYHAIEFLLWGQDLDPKGPGKRSFQDYLTGPGATAPHPERRREYLRLITGMLVEDLKTVENQWADHRPDNYRAWFEASATHQSLRKILHGIAALGGTELAGERLTVAYETKEQEDEHSCFSDNTCTDVVEDALGIRNAYTGDYTCLDGTRLQGPGIADLLKETDPALADELGKQIDASVENARSIPSPFDQAFLGADTAPGRIAIHRTIRSLQSQTETMAKVASLLGVRDETQ from the coding sequence ATGCATCCCTTCCGATTCATCCTTCCGCTGCTCTGTCTTTTCCCGGTTTCCGTCCAGGCCCTCGACGAAGGTCAGCCTGCCGCCACGAAGTCCGCGAGGTTGAAGACCGAGGTCGTGCGGCACTACGCCGCGCTCGCGGGGGCGACCTGCCGCGACGCGCTCCAGGCCGCCGAGGCCCTTCAATCTGCCATCGACGCGTTCCTCGATGCGCCCTCGGACGCCACGCTCTCGAAGGCGCGGGCCGCGTGGCTCGACGCGCGCAAGCCGTATCTACACTCCGAAGCTTTCCGCTTCTACGAGGGCCCGATCGACCAGCTCGAAGGGCGGATCAACGGCTGGCCGGTTGATGAGAACTACATCGACTACGTGGAAGGGGATGCCCATGCCGGCATCATCAATCATCCGGAGCTTTATCCGGAACTTTCGAAGGAAACGATCGCCGACCTCAATGAGAAGGACGGCGAGAAAAGCATCAGCACCGGCTACCACGCCATCGAGTTCCTGCTGTGGGGGCAGGACCTCGATCCGAAAGGGCCGGGCAAGCGCTCGTTCCAGGATTACCTGACGGGGCCCGGGGCGACAGCACCGCATCCCGAACGCCGCCGGGAGTATCTCCGCCTGATCACCGGGATGCTGGTGGAGGACTTGAAAACGGTGGAGAACCAGTGGGCGGACCATCGCCCGGACAACTACCGCGCGTGGTTCGAGGCCTCCGCCACCCACCAATCGCTCCGCAAGATCCTGCACGGCATCGCGGCTCTCGGCGGAACCGAATTGGCCGGTGAACGGCTCACCGTCGCCTACGAAACCAAGGAGCAGGAGGACGAGCATTCCTGTTTCAGCGACAACACCTGCACGGACGTGGTCGAGGACGCGCTCGGCATCCGCAATGCCTACACCGGCGACTACACCTGCCTTGATGGCACCCGGCTCCAAGGGCCTGGCATCGCGGATCTTTTGAAGGAGACCGATCCCGCGCTGGCCGATGAGCTCGGCAAACAAATCGACGCTTCGGTGGAAAACGCCCGCTCCATTCCCTCGCCATTTGACCAAGCGTTTCTCGGCGCGGACACGGCTCCCGGCCGCATCGCGATCCATCGCACGATCCGCTCGCTGCAATCGCAAACCGAAACGATGGCGAAGGTCGCCTCGCTGCTCGGCGTGCGGGATGAAACCCAATGA
- a CDS encoding Ig-like domain-containing protein: protein MNPKLKTAFVFTTAVALTTAAQAQTVTRGPYLQNGSTTATSVRWRTSTATDSVVRYGLSAGSLTQTASNATSSTEHEIRLTGLTPNTTYYYSVGSSSATLASGSDYFVVTAPTGAKPTRVWVLGDACTGSSVQTSVRDAYYTFTGTRHTDLWMMLGDNAYSSGTDAEYQSKLFAIYPTMLRKSVMWPTIGNHDAVGADSATQSGPYYDNFTMPKAGEAGGVASGTEAYYSYDYGNIHFICLDSAETSRSSTGAMANWLRSDLGSTTKDWVVAFWHHPPYTKGSHDSDTESNLVEMRQNILPILEQYGVDLVLGGHSHSYERSFFIDGHYGTSSTFTSSMKVQAGGGQGAGAYTKTAVGPIPHSGAVYAVPGASGQTSGGTLNHAAMFISLNVAGSMVLDVDGGRLDATYLDSAGAVRDTFSIVKGGAPGNQLPTVSITSPANGASFTQPANITVDATASDSDGTVSKVDFYANGSLIGTDTTSPYSVTWSSAPVGTHSLTAVATDNANGTKTSTAVSVTVTGTGGPTTVSFQDGVSSYTGTRDTKIKSDAATTNFGTNTTLEIDGSPDYAGLVSWDLTSIPAGKTVTAVTVTFNVTDPGASAYELYALKRAWSETTATWNIASTGVNWQTAGANGANDRETTVLGSLAGTANGLKTITLNASGIAKVQSWINTPSSNYGFVILDYANTDGLDLNTREIGTVASRPKITVTYQ from the coding sequence ATGAATCCCAAACTGAAAACAGCCTTCGTGTTCACGACGGCGGTTGCGCTGACAACGGCAGCGCAGGCGCAGACGGTGACCCGCGGGCCGTACCTCCAGAACGGCAGCACTACCGCCACCTCCGTCCGCTGGCGCACCAGCACGGCGACGGACAGCGTGGTCCGCTACGGCCTTTCGGCCGGTTCGCTGACCCAGACCGCCTCCAATGCCACCAGCTCCACGGAGCATGAGATCCGTCTCACCGGCCTGACCCCGAACACCACCTATTATTACTCGGTGGGCAGCAGCAGCGCCACGCTTGCCAGCGGTTCCGATTACTTCGTCGTCACGGCTCCCACCGGGGCCAAGCCGACCCGCGTGTGGGTGCTGGGCGATGCCTGCACCGGCAGCAGCGTCCAGACCTCGGTGCGCGATGCCTACTACACCTTCACCGGCACCCGCCACACCGACCTGTGGATGATGCTCGGGGACAATGCCTACAGCTCCGGCACCGATGCCGAATACCAGAGCAAGTTGTTCGCCATCTACCCGACCATGCTCCGCAAGTCGGTGATGTGGCCGACGATCGGCAACCACGACGCCGTGGGCGCGGACTCCGCCACCCAGAGCGGTCCGTACTACGACAACTTCACGATGCCGAAGGCCGGTGAGGCCGGTGGTGTCGCGTCCGGCACGGAAGCCTACTATTCCTACGACTACGGCAACATCCACTTCATCTGCCTGGATTCCGCCGAAACCAGCCGCTCCTCCACCGGTGCGATGGCCAACTGGCTGCGCAGCGACCTCGGCTCCACCACCAAGGACTGGGTCGTGGCCTTCTGGCACCACCCGCCCTACACCAAGGGTTCGCATGATTCGGACACCGAGTCGAATCTGGTCGAGATGCGCCAGAACATCCTGCCGATCCTCGAGCAGTATGGCGTGGACCTCGTTCTCGGCGGCCACAGCCACAGCTACGAGCGCTCGTTCTTCATCGACGGCCACTACGGCACCTCCAGCACCTTCACCAGCAGCATGAAGGTGCAGGCGGGTGGCGGCCAGGGCGCCGGTGCCTACACGAAGACCGCGGTGGGTCCGATCCCGCACTCCGGCGCGGTGTACGCGGTGCCGGGTGCCTCCGGCCAGACCAGCGGCGGCACGCTCAACCACGCGGCGATGTTCATCTCGCTGAACGTGGCGGGCTCGATGGTGCTGGATGTCGATGGCGGTCGCCTCGACGCCACCTACCTCGACAGCGCGGGTGCGGTGCGTGACACCTTCTCGATCGTCAAGGGCGGTGCTCCGGGCAACCAGTTGCCGACGGTGAGCATCACCAGCCCGGCGAACGGCGCGTCCTTCACCCAGCCCGCCAACATCACCGTCGACGCCACCGCGTCCGACAGCGATGGCACGGTGAGCAAGGTGGATTTCTACGCCAACGGCAGCCTGATCGGCACCGACACCACCAGCCCTTACAGCGTGACCTGGAGCAGCGCTCCGGTCGGCACCCACAGCCTCACCGCCGTGGCGACCGACAACGCCAATGGCACCAAGACCTCCACCGCTGTTTCCGTGACGGTGACCGGCACCGGCGGCCCCACCACCGTGTCCTTCCAGGACGGCGTGAGCAGCTACACCGGCACCCGTGACACGAAGATCAAGAGCGACGCGGCCACGACCAACTTCGGGACCAACACCACGCTCGAGATCGATGGCAGCCCGGACTACGCCGGCCTGGTGTCGTGGGATCTCACCTCGATCCCGGCTGGCAAGACGGTGACGGCCGTGACCGTCACCTTCAACGTGACCGACCCGGGTGCCAGCGCCTACGAGCTGTATGCCCTGAAGCGCGCCTGGTCCGAGACCACCGCCACCTGGAACATTGCGAGCACCGGCGTGAACTGGCAGACCGCCGGTGCCAACGGTGCCAACGACCGTGAGACCACGGTGCTCGGCAGCCTCGCCGGAACCGCCAACGGCCTGAAGACGATCACGCTCAACGCGAGCGGCATCGCCAAGGTCCAGTCGTGGATCAACACCCCGTCCAGTAACTACGGTTTCGTGATCCTCGATTACGCGAACACGGACGGCCTCGACCTGAACACCCGCGAGATCGGCACGGTGGCCAGCCGTCCGAAAATCACGGTGACCTACCAGTGA
- a CDS encoding tetratricopeptide repeat protein, protein MPLLLVLGGSIFPLHGHGDLDVEIAALTREIDAEPTAERFLKRGELRREHGEFEAAMEDYTEATALDSKLDLVLYCRGRALFESGKPEQARQSLDRFLERKAASSEGYLTRARVLAALKDYKAAAEDYTRSIGCTKDPRPDHFLERAEVLVNAGELDSAVRGLDEGMASLGAVPTLQSATIGIEVQLARFDAALARIDRLVAAAERKESWLILRAEVLAKAGRPDDARRSYQDALSAIEALPPRLRTLPATVELETKARTGVTAR, encoded by the coding sequence TTGCCGCTCCTGCTGGTTCTGGGCGGCTCGATATTTCCCCTCCACGGCCACGGGGATCTGGATGTGGAGATCGCGGCGCTGACGCGGGAGATCGACGCGGAGCCGACGGCGGAGCGTTTCCTGAAGCGCGGGGAACTGCGGCGGGAGCACGGGGAATTCGAGGCCGCGATGGAGGATTACACGGAGGCCACGGCGCTCGATTCCAAGCTCGATCTGGTCCTGTATTGTCGCGGCCGGGCTCTTTTCGAGTCCGGAAAACCGGAGCAGGCCCGGCAGTCGCTCGACCGGTTTCTGGAACGGAAGGCGGCCTCCTCCGAGGGGTACCTGACCCGGGCGCGAGTGCTCGCCGCCCTGAAGGATTATAAGGCGGCCGCCGAGGACTACACTCGCTCCATCGGCTGCACCAAGGACCCGCGTCCGGATCATTTCCTCGAGCGGGCGGAGGTGTTGGTCAATGCGGGGGAACTCGACTCCGCCGTCCGGGGGCTGGACGAGGGCATGGCCAGCCTCGGAGCCGTCCCGACGCTTCAGTCCGCCACGATCGGGATCGAGGTGCAACTGGCGCGCTTCGATGCCGCGCTGGCGAGGATCGACCGGCTCGTGGCTGCGGCGGAGCGGAAGGAATCATGGCTGATCCTGCGCGCCGAGGTGCTCGCCAAGGCGGGGCGACCGGACGACGCCCGCCGTTCCTATCAGGACGCCCTGTCCGCCATCGAGGCGCTGCCGCCGCGCCTCCGCACTCTCCCAGCCACCGTGGAGCTTGAGACCAAAGCCCGCACAGGGGTGACCGCCAGGTGA
- a CDS encoding tetratricopeptide repeat protein, which yields MTVRTSVLALLLTLPLAGAPALRDLQPWRQGLEALDAELWEVADTRFEEALQTRDLTPADRHQIEFKRLEAWIRGDRPAQALTKLSDPAFASDAETYFWKAQALAGLGRYREAVETLAPAEANPKAAFRNQALLTRANLQLSLGDQDGASATLDLLAKAGDAKLTRMVKLRQAAILIDRGKFAEARKLLPPAKTLEGADLAEQAFLDATLLLAEGRTDEATAAFTALKEQAETRSRSRYYAAVIGLADATAASDGPEAGALLLLDEIQKQKDAPMLDVIFKRILQWLPEHPIPADPVLERLKLWIPPKPAAFQGVIAASVEKDPAKDTSGAADAWPVAPEKTTQTATNDLAAFSLFTRAIGLRRQGTVDSAHEADFLMSRLRYEYPRHFLVPKALLEIGRWRLEDKQPEAAFAALNAVLQTANSPLLKGEAAFTAARAEYDQDHPEAATALFDQAAALLPNRAGDTAALNSALTRLQNGSLAAFPRSDSPERDARIRADLDLERALSDPSPEKSCEALQQFLSAHPDHPRAGEARLSAAIAALRMHPPDSAFSKAQVGMIEADPALSKSVPPERLAWLRLEIADQAESPADAIHVARQYLNSFSDSGKGPEATLILGRNLFRNEDYHNARLTLEKMAASAPNSPIAPAALMLAARSAALGATDQSREESLALYAKLIARNDALTPLARLERASLLNDLSRLDVAIAELQPWFNSMKPGDPLRIPAGLLLGDALYAQGVEKPASLATALTVYDQLLAEAKNQPALINRLQYQRGMTLERLPGPEGTTRAGSALECYVAVLQAADDHAPAEWKWFENCGFRALKLLEDAGKWRSAMKIASKIASFNGPRSAEAAERAKTIRMEQMIYED from the coding sequence ATGACCGTCCGCACGTCCGTCCTCGCCCTCCTGCTGACCTTGCCACTGGCGGGGGCACCGGCCCTGCGTGACCTCCAGCCGTGGCGACAGGGCTTGGAGGCGCTCGATGCCGAGCTCTGGGAGGTGGCCGACACCCGCTTCGAAGAAGCGCTGCAAACCCGCGACCTCACTCCCGCGGACCGCCACCAGATCGAGTTCAAGCGCCTCGAAGCCTGGATCCGCGGCGACCGCCCGGCCCAAGCGCTGACGAAATTGTCCGACCCGGCATTCGCGAGCGACGCGGAAACCTATTTCTGGAAGGCCCAGGCCTTGGCCGGTCTCGGTCGTTACCGCGAAGCCGTGGAGACCCTCGCCCCGGCGGAAGCCAATCCAAAGGCCGCCTTCCGCAACCAAGCGCTCCTCACCCGCGCCAATCTCCAGCTTTCCCTGGGCGACCAGGACGGAGCCTCCGCCACCCTCGATCTCCTGGCCAAGGCCGGGGATGCGAAGCTGACGCGGATGGTGAAACTCCGCCAGGCCGCCATCCTCATCGACCGCGGCAAGTTCGCGGAAGCCCGCAAGCTGCTGCCCCCGGCCAAAACGCTGGAGGGCGCGGATTTGGCCGAGCAGGCCTTCCTCGATGCCACCCTGCTGCTGGCCGAGGGCCGGACCGACGAGGCGACTGCCGCGTTCACTGCGCTCAAGGAACAGGCCGAAACCCGTTCCCGCTCCCGCTATTATGCCGCGGTCATTGGCTTGGCGGACGCCACCGCAGCCTCCGATGGGCCGGAAGCCGGTGCCCTGCTGTTGCTGGACGAGATCCAGAAACAGAAGGACGCGCCGATGCTGGACGTCATTTTCAAGCGGATCCTGCAATGGCTGCCGGAGCATCCGATTCCCGCCGACCCGGTGCTGGAACGTCTGAAGCTCTGGATTCCCCCGAAACCGGCGGCGTTTCAGGGCGTGATCGCGGCCAGCGTCGAGAAAGACCCGGCCAAGGACACCTCGGGAGCGGCGGACGCTTGGCCGGTCGCCCCGGAAAAAACCACCCAGACGGCCACGAACGACCTCGCCGCGTTTTCGCTGTTCACCCGCGCCATCGGCCTCCGCCGCCAAGGCACGGTGGATAGCGCCCACGAAGCCGATTTCCTGATGTCGCGGCTCCGCTACGAGTATCCGCGGCATTTCCTGGTGCCGAAGGCGCTGCTGGAGATCGGTCGCTGGCGCTTGGAGGACAAGCAGCCGGAAGCCGCCTTCGCCGCGCTCAATGCCGTGCTTCAAACGGCCAATTCCCCCCTGCTCAAGGGCGAGGCTGCCTTCACAGCCGCGCGGGCCGAATACGATCAAGACCACCCGGAAGCCGCGACCGCCCTTTTCGACCAAGCCGCCGCCCTGCTGCCGAACCGTGCGGGCGACACCGCCGCGCTGAACTCCGCGCTGACCCGGCTCCAGAACGGCTCGCTGGCCGCGTTTCCGCGCAGCGACAGTCCCGAGCGCGATGCCCGCATCCGCGCGGATCTCGACCTGGAGCGCGCGCTCTCCGATCCCTCCCCGGAAAAGAGCTGCGAGGCTCTCCAGCAATTCCTGTCCGCCCACCCGGACCACCCGCGCGCGGGGGAAGCCCGGCTCTCCGCGGCGATCGCGGCGCTGCGCATGCATCCGCCGGATTCCGCGTTTTCCAAGGCCCAGGTCGGCATGATCGAAGCCGATCCCGCGCTCTCGAAGAGCGTGCCCCCGGAACGCCTTGCATGGCTGCGTCTGGAAATCGCCGATCAGGCGGAATCCCCGGCGGATGCCATCCACGTGGCCCGCCAGTATCTGAATTCCTTCTCCGACAGCGGCAAGGGCCCGGAGGCCACGCTCATCCTCGGCCGTAACCTGTTCCGCAACGAGGATTACCACAACGCGCGGCTGACGCTGGAGAAGATGGCGGCCTCGGCCCCGAATTCGCCGATCGCTCCCGCCGCCCTGATGCTCGCCGCCCGCTCCGCCGCCCTCGGCGCGACCGACCAATCCCGCGAGGAGAGCCTGGCCCTGTATGCGAAGCTGATCGCCCGCAACGACGCGCTGACACCTCTCGCCCGCCTCGAACGCGCCAGCCTGCTCAACGACCTGTCCCGCCTGGATGTCGCGATCGCGGAACTCCAGCCGTGGTTCAACTCGATGAAGCCCGGCGATCCGCTGCGGATTCCCGCCGGGCTGCTGCTGGGCGACGCCCTCTACGCCCAAGGCGTGGAGAAACCCGCCTCGCTCGCCACCGCGCTGACCGTCTACGACCAGCTCCTCGCCGAGGCCAAGAACCAGCCCGCGCTAATCAACCGCCTGCAATACCAGCGCGGCATGACCCTCGAACGTCTCCCCGGCCCGGAAGGCACCACCCGCGCCGGCAGCGCGCTGGAGTGCTACGTGGCCGTGTTGCAGGCCGCTGACGACCACGCCCCCGCCGAGTGGAAGTGGTTCGAGAACTGCGGCTTCCGCGCCCTGAAGCTCCTGGAGGATGCCGGCAAGTGGCGCTCCGCGATGAAGATCGCCAGCAAGATCGCTTCCTTCAATGGTCCCCGCTCCGCCGAAGCCGCCGAGCGGGCGAAAACCATCCGGATGGAACAAATGATCTACGAAGACTGA
- a CDS encoding alanine--glyoxylate aminotransferase family protein produces the protein MPKLFIPGPIDVSPETYAAMSQPMIGHRGSEFEALYASLQPGLQEIMGTKRPVFLSTSSAWGVMEASLRNLVRKKVLTLCCGAFSDKWFDVAKKCGFEADKIQVEWGEAIDPETVRAKLAEGGFDTVTLIHNETSTGVMNDLPAIAKVVKSFEDVLLIVDTVSSLSGTPINADELGLDVTLAGVQKALALPPGLAVFAVSEAAMARAKAQPNRGYYFDFLEFAKNAEANNTPSTPAISLLFGLQQILANIKAEGFANRIARHEANNKLIADWAERHGFKNFAPEGNRSVTLSCFHTPEGFDQSAFIKNLKSKHGFVINGGYGKIKGLTFRISNMGNETKETMQELIDAMDDVLG, from the coding sequence ATGCCAAAATTGTTCATCCCCGGACCGATCGACGTTTCCCCGGAAACCTACGCCGCCATGAGCCAGCCGATGATCGGCCACCGCGGCTCCGAGTTCGAAGCGCTCTACGCGTCGCTGCAGCCCGGCCTGCAGGAGATCATGGGCACGAAGCGCCCGGTGTTCCTTTCCACCTCCTCCGCCTGGGGCGTGATGGAGGCCTCGCTACGCAACCTGGTCCGCAAGAAGGTCCTCACCCTTTGCTGCGGTGCGTTCTCGGACAAGTGGTTCGACGTGGCGAAGAAGTGCGGTTTCGAAGCCGACAAGATCCAGGTCGAGTGGGGTGAAGCCATCGACCCGGAGACCGTCCGCGCCAAGCTCGCCGAAGGCGGCTTCGACACCGTGACCCTCATCCACAACGAGACCTCCACCGGCGTGATGAACGATCTCCCGGCGATCGCGAAGGTGGTGAAGTCCTTCGAGGACGTTCTTCTGATCGTGGACACCGTGTCCTCGCTCTCCGGCACCCCGATCAATGCGGATGAACTGGGCCTCGACGTCACCCTCGCCGGTGTCCAGAAGGCGCTGGCGCTGCCGCCGGGTCTCGCCGTGTTCGCCGTTTCCGAAGCCGCCATGGCCCGCGCCAAGGCCCAGCCGAACCGCGGTTACTACTTCGACTTCCTCGAGTTCGCGAAGAACGCCGAGGCGAACAACACCCCGTCCACCCCGGCCATTTCCCTGCTTTTCGGCCTCCAGCAGATCCTCGCCAACATCAAGGCCGAAGGTTTCGCCAACCGCATCGCCCGCCACGAGGCGAACAACAAGCTGATCGCTGACTGGGCCGAACGCCACGGCTTCAAGAACTTCGCCCCCGAGGGCAACCGCTCCGTGACGCTCTCCTGCTTCCACACGCCTGAGGGCTTCGACCAGTCCGCCTTCATCAAGAACCTGAAGTCGAAGCACGGTTTCGTGATCAACGGCGGCTACGGCAAGATCAAGGGCCTCACCTTCCGCATCTCCAACATGGGCAACGAGACCAAGGAGACCATGCAGGAGCTGATCGACGCCATGGACGACGTTCTCGGCTGA
- a CDS encoding DUF1080 domain-containing protein translates to MKNITLFLALALPAFAGEPNQLTPAEKADGFKLLFDGKTTEGWRNYKQDKPSDKTTVTDGAISLVKGSGNLISKDQFENFEFRFQFKIAANGNSGIMWHVSEAKGQPYETGPEYQILDSLGTGYEHELKKGNIAGNFYDIIPGKKEWAKPAGEWNDGSIKIVGTKVTLTINGNTSADIDMATDEGKALLAKSKFATWPAFNKETKGHLCLQEHGDSVSFRSLRIKELK, encoded by the coding sequence ATGAAAAACATCACTCTGTTCCTTGCCCTCGCCCTGCCCGCGTTCGCCGGAGAACCCAACCAGCTCACCCCCGCGGAAAAGGCGGACGGCTTCAAGCTGCTCTTCGACGGCAAGACCACCGAAGGCTGGCGCAACTACAAGCAGGACAAGCCCTCCGACAAGACCACCGTCACCGACGGCGCCATCTCCCTGGTCAAGGGCAGCGGCAACCTGATCAGCAAGGACCAGTTCGAGAACTTCGAGTTCCGCTTCCAGTTCAAGATCGCCGCCAACGGCAACTCCGGCATCATGTGGCACGTCTCGGAAGCCAAGGGCCAACCCTACGAGACCGGCCCGGAATACCAGATCCTCGATTCCCTCGGCACCGGTTACGAGCATGAGCTCAAGAAGGGCAACATCGCCGGCAACTTCTACGACATTATCCCCGGCAAGAAGGAGTGGGCCAAGCCCGCCGGGGAATGGAACGACGGCTCGATCAAAATCGTCGGCACCAAGGTCACCCTCACCATCAACGGCAATACCAGCGCGGACATCGACATGGCCACCGACGAGGGCAAGGCGCTGCTCGCAAAATCGAAGTTCGCCACCTGGCCCGCCTTCAACAAGGAAACCAAGGGCCACCTCTGCCTCCAGGAGCACGGCGATTCCGTTTCCTTCCGCAGCCTGCGGATCAAGGAGCTGAAGTAA
- a CDS encoding PIN domain-containing protein, translating into MAAYFEITSNIGTPPALWDEVAEMAWKLGRKGTIIPLTDLIIACCAKRAGAAVMTRDKHFDCIPGLTIVTPPW; encoded by the coding sequence ATGGCAGCCTATTTCGAGATAACCTCGAACATCGGCACGCCACCGGCGCTATGGGATGAAGTCGCCGAAATGGCGTGGAAACTCGGTCGCAAGGGAACCATTATTCCGCTCACCGATCTCATCATCGCCTGCTGCGCGAAACGGGCCGGTGCGGCGGTGATGACCCGGGACAAGCATTTCGATTGCATCCCCGGCCTCACCATCGTGACGCCACCCTGGTGA
- a CDS encoding cupin domain-containing protein: protein MEVRSHASQVPFTTKDGSTIRSLLDRANAPVANQSLAEATIPAGGATERHYHRASEEFYYLLEGRGTMEIDGESREVVPGDAILIPAGAWHQITAIEPLRFLCCCAPPYAHEDTFFE from the coding sequence ATGGAAGTCCGATCCCACGCCAGCCAGGTTCCTTTCACCACCAAGGATGGCTCCACCATCCGCAGCCTGCTGGACCGGGCCAATGCCCCGGTGGCGAACCAGAGCCTGGCGGAAGCCACCATTCCGGCGGGCGGAGCGACCGAGCGCCACTACCACCGCGCCAGCGAGGAGTTCTACTACCTGCTGGAAGGGCGGGGAACCATGGAGATCGATGGCGAATCCCGCGAGGTGGTCCCCGGGGACGCGATCCTGATCCCGGCCGGGGCCTGGCACCAGATCACCGCCATTGAGCCGCTCCGCTTCCTCTGCTGCTGTGCGCCGCCCTACGCGCACGAGGACACGTTTTTCGAGTGA
- the rpsP gene encoding 30S ribosomal protein S16: protein MAVALRLNRQGTKDRPYYKIVAVDSRKRRDGRYIEQVGTYDPLKEGANYEIDLEKVDKWLSVGAQASETVASIIRKSRTAASK from the coding sequence ATGGCCGTAGCTCTCCGACTCAATCGCCAAGGCACCAAAGACCGCCCGTATTACAAGATCGTCGCTGTGGACAGCCGCAAGCGCCGTGACGGTCGTTACATCGAGCAGGTCGGCACCTACGACCCGCTCAAGGAAGGTGCCAACTACGAAATCGACCTGGAGAAGGTCGACAAGTGGCTCTCCGTGGGTGCGCAGGCTTCCGAAACCGTGGCCAGCATCATCCGCAAGTCCCGCACCGCTGCTTCCAAGTAA